gtgtgcctctctGACTGAATACGAGGGTGCAGCTCATTTTTATAAAGGAATTCTAACACCTCATGATTGGTTTAAAGTCACTTTCAGTCACAAAATCAGGACCTGCTCACAGTCAAGTTATTCTGTCTGTCTCAGCGCTCATTCCTTGAATTATGGCTCTTTGTTCTTGCTGGAGTCCATTTCATGTCTTCTGACTCAAGACGTTTGCTGAGTGGCCTCAGGTAAGATGTCTGACGTCCACCTTTATCATCAGATGAACTACCAGCAGATTCTggtggagttcagtcacttagtttggactGTTAGTGAGAGAAGACACAGCTGGACATCTGCTAAATCTGCTACTTTaacaggcctggagggccactaAAGCCTAGAAGAATGGCCAGTGCCCACTTTGTCAGTCATCAGGTAGTTCATGTGCTATTCAGTCTCTGATCTCACTCCACCTTACTTGTCTTGCAGCTCCAGTGCCTCCTGTTAGAGCAGAAAGGAGAGTCAACCTTGTGAAGATGATGAAGATCTTCGGTGTTCTCCTAGTGGCCGGCCTCGTATCCCTTTCTGTTTACTGTAAGTATCCTCTGTACTGACGTGGCATTGAAAAGTGAAGGAAATGTGAatgctttgtgtattttttatattcacaGTCATTGGCCCTTTATTAGGAGGACTTGCTCATGACCTCAAAACAGCTAATCATGTGACTGTAATTCAGTGTACATAgtggggtcatctgaaggaatAACAGGCTCAAATGAAGGAGAATTTCTGTGGTGCCAACCCGGCCATCCCTGTAAACTTCAAAGTCCAAATAGAAGCAAACTCTCGATGGCCTAAAAGGAATCAAAACTATTGCCACAGTAATAAAGTGACTGTCATTAATCAGCTTTCTTGTCTGCCATCTGAAAGTCACAGAGCTCCTTAGCTCTGGTCGCTCTGGATAGACGTGACACTTCCTTCTGGGATGTCAAGTTCTTAAAGCCCAGggacaggaaggggcggagtgagttgccctcactgggcgtttTCTCTGCACTTTGGTGGAAGGAAAGGACAAGACAGTTAGCCACAGTGCCCCCTCCTGGCccggggtggtatcacatacctgtgAAGAACTTGGAGGGTGAGCCTCTGACGGGCATGCGTGACAATACCAGTTGTGACCTTATGTAAAGCTGAAGGTGAATAGAAATCTGAATGAGCGACTTAAACACAGCAATGAGATTTATTAAAGCCATTTCTCTTACAAGTCCAAATACCACAAAGACTTGTCAGGATGCAGATGGAGGGTCATATGTAGGCAGTTTAGAGAACAGCAACAAATCAAAATGAGAGAACAACAAACCAACTACAAAACTCAGgttaatgaaagaagaaaaaccaaaaagaatCCCAAAGTAACTTCAGAGTAGTGAAGCTCAGAGGATGGCTGTCTCAGGGGTTAATAATACACCACGCTGGAGGACAGGTCTCCTTTGAGCTTCTTCATTTCTGTCCCCTGCCCACCCATCAAGTGACCACTGCATTGTATTCATAGACAGGAGcgtctggaggaacattgtgacGTCTGCTAATTTGAAATGTTTCACCTTCTTGTTCTGTGGCTTATTACAGCATTTTAATGTGCTGATTTCATTTGGCTGTGATGCCATGTTGTTTCTCAGTGGGTGCCAACATGTTGTGGCTTTGTTGCCTAAACGCGTCATTCTGTTGGTGAGCAGTGCACACTGAAAGTCACAGTCAGTGACACAATCGCCACAATGACATTTAAGGTGCCAtcacacttttgtgtttatcaAAGATTACAATACTGTGTTACTTATtaactctttatttttaatatttcatatcttGATCTTTATGGCCTACTGATTTTCTGTCCTGATGCAGAACATAAATGACATCTCAAAGGTGGCACTGGCTGTAGGTGGGTTGGCTCTAATGTTAGTGACTGCGCACCCCTCTCGCCCTGCAGTGGCATCGCTTACCTCTGATAAACCTGGAGGTGATCTCAGGAAGACTAACCTGTCAAATTGCACTGTGCCACTCTTACCAGCTGCTACTCGTGTGCCATCCCCATCGTGGAGCACACCCAGGATCGCTGATGGTCCTTCATACCGACATGCTCTCTCCCAGCATCAACCAAATCCCATCCTCATCTTCTTCGTGGGTCTGCTGTTTATTTGGTCctctgccttcttgaaccttcccagGCTTGATGGATGAAGTGCAGACCTTCGTGAAACTTGTgcaatgcagagcctgcatctcTGTGTGACAGGTCACTTGTCAATCAGACATCCAGCCCCTCCCTCTTCAGGGCACTTAGCTAGCTGCTACAATGCTGCTGTGTTACTGCTGTGAGATAATCCCAGTTTAATATCTGAGACTACTCTTATATGAGACATACTGGTTTACTTCTGGGACGCTCTGCTGTGGTCCTGCGTTACTCTGTGGCGTCATCACATTGTATAAGAAATCTCAGGATATTTAACATTAGATCACATGAGAGTGCTTTTAGAActgattatactttatttgtgatGAAGTGGAAATTAACATTTATAGaattcaaaaataattataaatataaaaataaaacaatcaacacCCCTCTCCCCCTCTCtttgcttatttaaatatttgtctcCCAGTTAtctgtctgtgtcgtctcctGACTCCATTCCCACTCTTTAAACTGCTGTCGTCCAGGGTCCGCATCACAGCCTCCTCCAGCCTAAGTTATGTTTAACTTCTAAAGACCTGTGGAGTTTAGGAGACGAGTGCATTTGTTGTCTCgttttatgtatttatcatgTAATGCGCCCTAAATTATCATTTACTGTTCTGAAGAAACATTAACAACAATAAGCGTTACACAAAATACTCAACTGTCATCTCAATAGACGTCACTAATGTTAAAGATGAAAACAGTGAAGAGAAAATACAGCATATGTGATGACGGGGGGCCGGCTAGGTGTGTCTCGGCCGAAGCTGGAGAGGGCAGGTGGGACGAGAGTCAGCTGATGGGGGCTGAGAGAGGTGTGCTTATCTTGTCGAGGAGACTAACCTGATGCCTTGAATCATTTCAACGAGAGACTTTAAAGTATTGATTgtctgtttttaacctccacaattgaACGGCCTTTTTATGGACTATTTATTGACTTCTTTCTtactgcattgcacttgtcatacatgtgtgtttgggggtcaccttctgggctcatctgaggtaagcactaccactctgggACACCAGGGGGCGCGATTACTAACACTTGTATGTCTCTTATCACCCAGAGGTCAGAGAGGATGCCCACTGAGGGTAACTGGCCATGCCCCTTGGAGTCCTTGAACTGTAAAAGCGAGGCACTCCCAAGAGGTGGCGTCTCCTTCAGGTGATAAGTGCACTGCCTTATGGAGCTCTGATCCTGTTGACAGACCACTGACCAGAGGCTATCACTGTGACGCCAAGGGCTAAAACTGCAGGATTTGTTAACCTTGTGCTGTCATGTACCCATCTTCTTCCTCCAAATCATAATATGCCTGTTGTGCTTCACCTGTTAGGAAGGCATTGAGTAGATGTGCCCATTCATGATAGCCAGCAGTGCCAGGCAGCAGTGTGCTCAGAAATCAGCAGGTACAACTCAACATCATCTTGTGGACACATTAGGACTTCAGTTGGGCCGGTCCCTGTCCTCGTCCAAGGTGTTGGGCTTCCGCTGCCTCAAGTCATGCTTTGGCTTCTGCCACGTCTGCCTGTGGTGAATTTGTAACTGGTTTAACTGGTCTGCTAGTGGTTGGGCTAATTCTACCAGGTTGGCAGATTTCTGACTACGCCACTTGTCATCAGAATAAGGAAGGACAGGACTTGGgctaaatgttggggtgccaatcgGGTCACcctgtttactttaaaataaaataatgaaaacgaTAGGCTTACCTCAGATGAGACCAGAAGGTGACCTAAggacacacatgcgtgacacaCTGTGCCATTCTGGGTTACGACCTACTAGCGGGTCATGTGGACTGTTTGAGGTCAGGTAAGGGCCCGGATGTTGAGACTtgacacaaataacaaataaagatTAAAGTCTATCTCAGCTTGTTCATACCCACTTTACgttgattaaaataaaaggtGAAAAACAGAGctgctgttacacactgaaaacTAGTAAGGCACAATCTTCATCTGTCATTACAAACTGTGATGGAGTAAAATGAGCAGGAAACATGGCAAGGGATTCTTTATCACTGCAAAACTGAGAGCACTCTTAACTCACGTGTAaaagatatattattttatattactgaTTGTATGACATGATTTGATTTCCTCAgatttcataaaattaaatcacAAGGATCAAGAGCTGGAGGAGTTAAGAAATCCAAGTTACATCTTGACCAGTAAGTACAGCGCTCTGTCTGAGGATCAGGCTACCCTGCAGTCCGAAGACGAAAGAAACAACAGTGAACTGCAGGAAAGTCGAGATATGCTGAAGGCCGAAAGGAAAAGAAAGTACAGTGAACTGCAGTCAAAGTACGTAACTCTGAATGAGAAACTTGATGAAGTGACCAAGGAGTTCAGTGTTCTGAAGGAAATCTACTGTGATGGTACAAACACGTCTCCCGGTGAGTGCTTTGCTGCCGGTTAGTAGACTGGGGGCTCCTTGCTCATCTAATCCCTCATTTTTCATTTGCTCTTTTATTTCGTTTTCCACAGATAACACTTGCTCTCTATGTAAACCAGGCTGGGTCCTCTTCAGTTCCAAGTGTTACTTCATCTCCACTAATAAACTGACCTGGAAGGAGAGCCGTGATTGGTGCGAGACAAGACGTGGACGACTAGTGAATATAGAAA
Above is a window of Polypterus senegalus isolate Bchr_013 chromosome 2, ASM1683550v1, whole genome shotgun sequence DNA encoding:
- the LOC120521091 gene encoding low affinity immunoglobulin epsilon Fc receptor-like; its protein translation is MMKIFGVLLVAGLVSLSVYYFIKLNHKDQELEELRNPSYILTSKYSALSEDQATLQSEDERNNSELQESRDMLKAERKRKYSELQSKYVTLNEKLDEVTKEFSVLKEIYCDGTNTSPDNTCSLCKPGWVLFSSKCYFISTNKLTWKESRDWCETRRGRLVNIESSDLQDFLKSKDEGDHWIGGYNISKENKSTKMGAEPVKSKRASDDDKEECLR